The following are from one region of the Ananas comosus cultivar F153 unplaced genomic scaffold, ASM154086v1, whole genome shotgun sequence genome:
- the LOC109704870 gene encoding mechanosensitive ion channel protein 10-like isoform X2 has product MDDKEKRKEGVELNMPEKKAAGGSAAEVLITISSEGTPPEGSSNSKDPESFALKESGSPPVGSGIYVTRRGSKPHGIDTATMSEEENCFTEQEQLVTNAHCSDPLDKGSSDKLPASGSFVDYSQEGPEDDRDNAEETAEEIDLSEENRRGIRVKAIIKWVAFACNVGCFVASLTCKKLGRTMIWGFEFWRWSALLMVTFGTMLITHLFLHLFIFFIDRCFSLRRKIAYIVYGIKRSIQVFIWTVLVILAWAFLFRHGAERSKTDANILNYVTRNLISLLIGSFLWLLKSLWMRILASNFHVKAFFDRIQESLFQQYILEVLLGPPLMELAEKVTETPTEGASSLRSARKSKRTKDKKVINMRNLRRMNTQKVSTWTMMRLVDLVKTSVLSVATDTFDDDEGKEEITNELEATDAAYKIFRNVAKPDFKYIDKDDLLRFMIKEEVDHAILLIAGYETGQIDKKTLKEWVVKAYNDRKALACSLDDTSIVVKQLNQLVTWILVVVLINIWLLLMDLSSTQVILSQLLGAAFIFGNTCKNIFEGIIFVLAVHPFDVGDRCVVDGVVMLVEEVNIFTIVLLKTDNEKVYYPNSALATKPISNYNRSPDMGDKVEFSVDIATPPETIGLLKEKIKQKSRMRIS; this is encoded by the exons ATGGATGATAAAGAAAAACGGAAAGAAGGCGTCGAACTGAATATGCCGGAAAAGAAAGCCGCAGGTGGCAGTGCAGCAGAAGTGTTGATAACTATTTCAAGTGAAGGAACACCTCCAGAAGGATCTAGTAATTCAAAAGACCCGGAAAGTTTTGCTCTTAAAGAATCAGGAAGCCCGCCTGTTGGCAGCGGCATTTATGTTACAAGAAGAGGgtcgaaaccacatggtatcgATACTGCCACAATGTCCGAGGAGGAGAATTGTTTCACTGAGCAAGAACAACTTGTCACAAATGCCCATTGCTCAGATCCACTTGATAAGGGGTCTTCTGATAAGTTGCCTGCTTCTGGTTCTTTTGTGGACTATAGTCAAGAAGGACCAGAAGATGACAGGGATAATGCGGAGGAGACTGCCGAGGAGATCGATTTGAGTGAAGAGAATCGTAGGGGAATACGTGTGAAGGCCATAATTAAGTGGGTTGCATTTGCCTGCAATGTGGGGTGCTTTGTGGCGAGTTTGACTTGCAAGAAACTGGGAAGGACTATGATTTGGGGTTTTGAGTTTTGGAGGTGGTCTGCGCTTTTGATGGTGACTTTTGGCACCATGTTGATCACTCATTTGTTTTTgcatcttttcattttctttattgACAGGTGCTTTTCGTTAAGGCGGAAGATAGCTTATATTGTTTATGGAATAAAGAGGAGCATTCAAGTGTTTATTTGGACCGTTTTAGTTATTCTTGCTTGGGCATTTTTATTCCGCCACGGAGCTGAGCGATCTAAGACTGATGCcaatattttgaattatgtGACTAGGAATCTTATTTCCCTTCTTATTGGCTCATTCTTGTGGTTGTTGAAGTCTTTGTGGATGAGGATTTTGGCATCTAATTTCCACGTGAAGGCATTTTTCGATAGGATTCAAGAATCACTGTTTCAGCAGTATATTCTGGAAGTACTGTTAGGACCTCCACTCATGGAGTTGGCTGAGAAGGTCACGGAAACACCTACCGAAGGTGCATCGAGTCTCCGGTCTGCTAGAAAGAGTAAAAGAACGAAAGATAAAAAAGTGATTAACATGCGAAATCTTCGTAGAATGAACACACAAAAGGTTTCAACTTGGACCATGATGCGTTTGGTTGATTTGGTCAAAACTTCAGTGCTGTCTGTAGCCACTGACACGTTTGATGAtgatgaaggaaaagaagaaattacAAATGAGCTTGAAGCAACAGATGCCGCCTATAAAATTTTCAGGAATGTTGCAAAGCCTGATTTCAA GTACATTGATAAAGACGACCTCTTGAGGTTCATGATAAAGGAGGAGGTGGATCATGCTATTCTATTAATTGCAGGATATGAGACTGGACAGATAGATAAGAAAACCCTAAAAGAGTGGGTG GTGAAGGCTTACAATGATCGGAAAGCACTTGCATGTTCTTTGGATGATACCAGTATAGTCGTTAAGCAACTGAACCAACTTGTGACGTGGATTCTGGTTGTTGTTCTCATTAATATTTGGCTTCTTTTGATGGATCTTTCATCGACACAAGTAATCCTATCGCAGCTTTTGGGGGCAGCTTTTATTTTTGGGAACACCTGCAAAAATATATTCGAAGGAATTATATTTGTACTTGCTGTGCATCCATTTGATGTTGGTGACCGTTGTGTCGTTGATGGGGTCGTG ATGTTGGTTGAAGAAGTGAACATCTTCACAATAGTTCTGTTGAAGACCGATAATGAAAAGGTGTATTATCCAAATTCAGCTTTGGCTACTAAGCCCATCAGCAATTATAATAGAAGCCCTGATATGGGTGATAAGGTGGAGTTCTCAGTAGATATTGCGACACCACCAGAGACAATTGGGCtgctaaaagaaaaaattaagca GAAATCGAGGATGAGAATAAGCTAA
- the LOC109704870 gene encoding mechanosensitive ion channel protein 10-like isoform X1: protein MDDKEKRKEGVELNMPEKKAAGGSAAEVLITISSEGTPPEGSSNSKDPESFALKESGSPPVGSGIYVTRRGSKPHGIDTATMSEEENCFTEQEQLVTNAHCSDPLDKGSSDKLPASGSFVDYSQEGPEDDRDNAEETAEEIDLSEENRRGIRVKAIIKWVAFACNVGCFVASLTCKKLGRTMIWGFEFWRWSALLMVTFGTMLITHLFLHLFIFFIDRCFSLRRKIAYIVYGIKRSIQVFIWTVLVILAWAFLFRHGAERSKTDANILNYVTRNLISLLIGSFLWLLKSLWMRILASNFHVKAFFDRIQESLFQQYILEVLLGPPLMELAEKVTETPTEGASSLRSARKSKRTKDKKVINMRNLRRMNTQKVSTWTMMRLVDLVKTSVLSVATDTFDDDEGKEEITNELEATDAAYKIFRNVAKPDFKYIDKDDLLRFMIKEEVDHAILLIAGYETGQIDKKTLKEWVVKAYNDRKALACSLDDTSIVVKQLNQLVTWILVVVLINIWLLLMDLSSTQVILSQLLGAAFIFGNTCKNIFEGIIFVLAVHPFDVGDRCVVDGVVMLVEEVNIFTIVLLKTDNEKVYYPNSALATKPISNYNRSPDMGDKVEFSVDIATPPETIGLLKEKIKQYIEAKPNHWHSDPLIMVKEIEDENKLKMAVYCIHTMNFQDLRGKNKRRTELVMEMKKIFEELNVKYTLLR, encoded by the exons ATGGATGATAAAGAAAAACGGAAAGAAGGCGTCGAACTGAATATGCCGGAAAAGAAAGCCGCAGGTGGCAGTGCAGCAGAAGTGTTGATAACTATTTCAAGTGAAGGAACACCTCCAGAAGGATCTAGTAATTCAAAAGACCCGGAAAGTTTTGCTCTTAAAGAATCAGGAAGCCCGCCTGTTGGCAGCGGCATTTATGTTACAAGAAGAGGgtcgaaaccacatggtatcgATACTGCCACAATGTCCGAGGAGGAGAATTGTTTCACTGAGCAAGAACAACTTGTCACAAATGCCCATTGCTCAGATCCACTTGATAAGGGGTCTTCTGATAAGTTGCCTGCTTCTGGTTCTTTTGTGGACTATAGTCAAGAAGGACCAGAAGATGACAGGGATAATGCGGAGGAGACTGCCGAGGAGATCGATTTGAGTGAAGAGAATCGTAGGGGAATACGTGTGAAGGCCATAATTAAGTGGGTTGCATTTGCCTGCAATGTGGGGTGCTTTGTGGCGAGTTTGACTTGCAAGAAACTGGGAAGGACTATGATTTGGGGTTTTGAGTTTTGGAGGTGGTCTGCGCTTTTGATGGTGACTTTTGGCACCATGTTGATCACTCATTTGTTTTTgcatcttttcattttctttattgACAGGTGCTTTTCGTTAAGGCGGAAGATAGCTTATATTGTTTATGGAATAAAGAGGAGCATTCAAGTGTTTATTTGGACCGTTTTAGTTATTCTTGCTTGGGCATTTTTATTCCGCCACGGAGCTGAGCGATCTAAGACTGATGCcaatattttgaattatgtGACTAGGAATCTTATTTCCCTTCTTATTGGCTCATTCTTGTGGTTGTTGAAGTCTTTGTGGATGAGGATTTTGGCATCTAATTTCCACGTGAAGGCATTTTTCGATAGGATTCAAGAATCACTGTTTCAGCAGTATATTCTGGAAGTACTGTTAGGACCTCCACTCATGGAGTTGGCTGAGAAGGTCACGGAAACACCTACCGAAGGTGCATCGAGTCTCCGGTCTGCTAGAAAGAGTAAAAGAACGAAAGATAAAAAAGTGATTAACATGCGAAATCTTCGTAGAATGAACACACAAAAGGTTTCAACTTGGACCATGATGCGTTTGGTTGATTTGGTCAAAACTTCAGTGCTGTCTGTAGCCACTGACACGTTTGATGAtgatgaaggaaaagaagaaattacAAATGAGCTTGAAGCAACAGATGCCGCCTATAAAATTTTCAGGAATGTTGCAAAGCCTGATTTCAA GTACATTGATAAAGACGACCTCTTGAGGTTCATGATAAAGGAGGAGGTGGATCATGCTATTCTATTAATTGCAGGATATGAGACTGGACAGATAGATAAGAAAACCCTAAAAGAGTGGGTG GTGAAGGCTTACAATGATCGGAAAGCACTTGCATGTTCTTTGGATGATACCAGTATAGTCGTTAAGCAACTGAACCAACTTGTGACGTGGATTCTGGTTGTTGTTCTCATTAATATTTGGCTTCTTTTGATGGATCTTTCATCGACACAAGTAATCCTATCGCAGCTTTTGGGGGCAGCTTTTATTTTTGGGAACACCTGCAAAAATATATTCGAAGGAATTATATTTGTACTTGCTGTGCATCCATTTGATGTTGGTGACCGTTGTGTCGTTGATGGGGTCGTG ATGTTGGTTGAAGAAGTGAACATCTTCACAATAGTTCTGTTGAAGACCGATAATGAAAAGGTGTATTATCCAAATTCAGCTTTGGCTACTAAGCCCATCAGCAATTATAATAGAAGCCCTGATATGGGTGATAAGGTGGAGTTCTCAGTAGATATTGCGACACCACCAGAGACAATTGGGCtgctaaaagaaaaaattaagca GTATATTGAGGCGAAACCCAATCACTGGCATTCTGACCCCCTTATTATGGTGAAGGAAATCGAGGATGAGAATAAGCTAAAGATGGCTGTCTACTGCATACACACAATGAACTTCCAAGATTTAAGAGGGAAGAACAAGCGGCGGACAGAACTGGTCATGGAGATGAAGAAAATATTCGAGGAGCTAAATGTGAAATACACGCTTCTCCGCTAA